The following proteins are co-located in the Hydrogenophaga sp. RAC07 genome:
- a CDS encoding efflux transporter outer membrane subunit, producing MNKRFAFSVLFTAALAACSAVGPDYQRPAAVADARFISAGATAVNTQAPAADIATFWRGFNDAQLSALIERALQANGDVRMAQARLQEARANQGEADAAGLPGVGIDTSVERSVRPITQQPGTTRSARTGTAYDASFVANWEIDLFGGVRRSREAAAARVSASEAGLNAAHTAVAAEVARYYLELRGLQERLRVTEASLVNQRDALGITNARVDNGRGTQLDLARARGLVANTEAAVPALQSAVERSVFRLATLTAQTPRSLLAELAAPAPLPGLPVTDLATLPVGTTEQWLQRRPDLMAAERELAAATANIGVATAALYPRLSLSGLLGLNAARIGDLNDSQSARYALGAGISWTPFDFGAIRSRIRASEARAQQSLASFEQTVAVALEETEGAFSSYSRSAQRAERLDVAVRNAEEAAGLARLRYDAGVTDFLAVLDAEREVLNTRDQLVQAQVGTATALVTVYRALGGGWTPPPATATTVGKAP from the coding sequence ATGAATAAGCGTTTTGCCTTCTCTGTGCTGTTCACCGCAGCGCTCGCCGCTTGCAGCGCCGTGGGCCCCGACTACCAGCGCCCCGCCGCCGTGGCAGACGCGCGCTTCATCAGCGCCGGCGCCACCGCCGTGAACACCCAGGCGCCCGCCGCCGACATTGCCACCTTCTGGCGCGGCTTCAACGACGCGCAGCTGAGCGCCCTGATCGAGCGCGCCCTGCAAGCCAACGGCGACGTGCGCATGGCCCAGGCCCGCCTGCAGGAAGCCCGCGCCAACCAGGGCGAGGCCGACGCCGCCGGCCTGCCCGGCGTGGGCATCGACACCAGTGTGGAGCGCTCCGTGCGCCCCATCACCCAGCAGCCCGGCACCACCCGCAGCGCGCGCACCGGCACGGCCTATGACGCAAGCTTTGTCGCCAACTGGGAGATCGACCTCTTTGGTGGCGTGCGCCGCAGCCGCGAAGCCGCCGCCGCGCGCGTGAGCGCCAGCGAGGCCGGGCTGAACGCGGCCCACACCGCGGTGGCCGCCGAGGTGGCGCGTTACTACCTGGAACTGCGCGGCCTGCAAGAGCGCCTGCGCGTGACCGAGGCCAGCCTGGTGAACCAGCGCGACGCGCTGGGCATCACCAACGCCCGCGTGGACAACGGCCGCGGCACCCAGCTCGACCTGGCGCGCGCCCGCGGCCTGGTGGCCAACACCGAAGCCGCCGTGCCCGCGCTGCAGAGCGCTGTTGAGCGCAGCGTGTTCCGCCTGGCCACGCTCACCGCGCAAACACCGCGCAGCCTGTTGGCGGAACTCGCCGCACCCGCGCCGTTGCCCGGCCTGCCCGTGACCGACCTGGCCACGCTGCCCGTGGGCACGACCGAGCAGTGGCTGCAACGCCGCCCCGACCTGATGGCCGCGGAACGCGAACTCGCCGCCGCCACCGCCAACATCGGCGTGGCCACCGCCGCGCTGTACCCGCGCCTCTCGCTCTCGGGCCTGCTCGGCCTGAATGCCGCGCGCATCGGTGATTTGAACGACAGCCAGTCGGCCCGCTACGCATTGGGTGCCGGCATCAGCTGGACCCCGTTCGACTTTGGCGCCATCCGCTCACGCATCCGCGCCAGCGAGGCCCGCGCCCAACAAAGCCTGGCCAGCTTCGAGCAGACCGTGGCGGTGGCGCTGGAAGAAACCGAAGGCGCCTTCAGCAGCTACAGCCGCAGCGCACAACGCGCGGAAAGGTTGGACGTGGCCGTCCGCAACGCCGAAGAAGCCGCCGGCCTGGCCCGGCTGCGTTACGACGCGGGGGTGACCGACTTCCTGGCCGTGCTCGACGCGGAGCGCGAAGTGCTCAACACGCGGGACCAGTTGGTGCAGGCCCAGGTGGGCACAGCGACTGCGTTGGTCACGGTGTACCGGGCCCTGGGCGGCGGGTGGACGCCACCGCCCGCAACGGCCACC
- a CDS encoding efflux RND transporter permease subunit yields the protein MDISRFFIDRPRFAGVLSIFIFLVGTLAIFQLPLSEYPEVAPPQIVVRAQFPGANPRVISETVATPLEEQISGIENLLYFDSQATADGAMTLTVTFKIGTSPEAAETAVQNRINRALPRLPEIVRQIGVTTEKSSPNLTMVVHLVSPDNSRDALYLRNYGQLNVRDDLLRIPGMGSVLLFGAGDYAMRIWLDPTKLAARGLTTAEVVAAIREQNAQVAAGTVGAPPAPTGTEFQLAVNTQGRLTTEEQFADIIIRAEPATGGMIRIRDIGRVELSAGSYALRSLLNNKEAAAIAVFQAPGSNALALSNKVRETMERLKANFPPGMSYSIVYDPTRFVQTSIEKVVITLLEAIALVVLVVIIFLQTWRASIIPLLAVPVSIVGTFAFLLLLGYSINTLTLFGLVLAIGIVVDDAIVVVENVERNIEGGLSPHEATVKAMQEVSGPIIAIALVLCAVFVPLAFVPGLTGQFYKQFAVTIAISTVISAFNSLTLSPALSALLLRPHDAPKDCLMRGMDKVLGGFFAWFNRVFHRASEGYGQRVGGMVRRKSAALIVYAVLLGVMAVLFARIPAGFVPAPDKQYLIGIAQLPAGASIDRTDAVIREMSDIALKVPGIIDSVAFPGLSIAGFSAAPNEGIVFFGLAPFEDRTTPDLSKGAILGQVNGAIQQIQGARMFVVPPPAVDGLGNAGGFKLQVQDRGGLGEQALYGAVWGTLGQVYGNPKSSIGTPYSGYDINVPQLYANVDRTRAKQMGINLADIYDTMQVNLGSLYVNDFTQFGKTYQVVVQADAPFRNNAEAITNLKTRNAAGEMVPLGALMTVEPTFGPTRVTRYNGFPSADINGAANPGFSASQAEGEIEDLLKKTLPRGMSYEWTELSYQDRLTRDITLPGTQTQVPILAAVLAISVLLVILVLAAQYESWSLPMVIVLIVPMGILSALFGVWLSSFPPFMQPGDLNIFTQVALVVLVGLACKNAILIVEFAKDLEEAGEEMFAAVVHACRMRLRPILMTSIAFCAGVIPLILGSGAGSEMRRAMGIAVFSGMLGVTLFGIFLTPVFYALLRSRRRARRSGTAPQVAVQGVRHE from the coding sequence ATGGACATCTCACGCTTCTTCATCGACCGGCCGCGCTTTGCCGGTGTGCTTTCCATCTTCATCTTCCTTGTCGGCACGCTGGCCATCTTCCAGTTGCCGCTCTCGGAATACCCCGAGGTCGCGCCACCCCAGATCGTGGTGCGCGCGCAGTTCCCCGGCGCCAACCCGCGCGTGATCAGCGAGACCGTGGCCACGCCGCTCGAAGAACAGATCAGCGGCATCGAGAACCTGCTGTACTTTGATTCGCAGGCCACCGCCGACGGCGCCATGACGCTCACCGTCACCTTCAAGATCGGCACCAGCCCCGAGGCCGCCGAAACCGCGGTACAGAACCGCATCAACCGCGCACTGCCGCGCCTGCCCGAGATCGTGCGTCAGATCGGCGTGACCACCGAGAAGAGCAGCCCCAACCTGACCATGGTGGTGCACCTGGTGAGCCCGGACAACAGCCGCGACGCGCTCTATTTGCGCAACTACGGCCAGCTCAATGTGCGCGACGATCTGCTGCGCATCCCGGGCATGGGATCGGTGCTGTTGTTTGGCGCGGGCGACTACGCCATGCGCATCTGGCTCGACCCCACCAAGCTCGCCGCGCGCGGCCTCACCACCGCCGAGGTGGTGGCCGCCATCCGCGAGCAGAACGCGCAGGTGGCCGCCGGCACCGTGGGCGCACCGCCCGCGCCCACCGGCACCGAGTTCCAGCTCGCGGTGAACACGCAAGGCCGGCTGACCACCGAAGAGCAGTTCGCCGACATCATCATCCGCGCCGAGCCCGCCACCGGCGGCATGATCCGCATCCGCGACATCGGCCGGGTGGAGCTCTCGGCCGGTAGCTACGCGCTGCGCAGCCTGCTCAACAACAAGGAAGCCGCGGCCATCGCGGTGTTCCAGGCGCCGGGCTCGAACGCGCTGGCCTTGTCGAACAAGGTGCGCGAGACCATGGAGCGGCTGAAGGCGAACTTTCCGCCCGGCATGAGCTACAGCATCGTTTACGACCCCACGCGCTTCGTGCAGACCTCCATTGAAAAAGTGGTGATCACGCTGCTCGAAGCCATTGCGCTCGTGGTGCTGGTGGTCATCATCTTTCTGCAGACCTGGCGCGCGTCCATCATCCCGTTGCTGGCGGTGCCGGTGTCCATCGTCGGGACGTTTGCGTTCCTGTTGCTGCTGGGCTATTCCATCAACACGCTCACGTTGTTCGGCCTGGTGCTGGCCATCGGCATCGTGGTGGACGACGCCATCGTGGTGGTGGAGAACGTGGAGCGCAACATCGAAGGCGGGCTCTCGCCGCACGAGGCCACGGTCAAGGCCATGCAGGAGGTGTCGGGCCCCATCATCGCCATTGCGCTGGTGCTGTGCGCGGTGTTCGTGCCGCTGGCCTTTGTGCCCGGCCTCACCGGGCAGTTTTACAAACAGTTTGCCGTGACCATCGCCATCAGCACGGTGATCTCGGCCTTCAATTCGCTCACGCTCAGCCCCGCGCTCTCGGCCCTGCTGCTGCGCCCGCACGACGCACCCAAAGACTGCCTCATGCGCGGCATGGACAAGGTGCTCGGGGGATTCTTTGCCTGGTTCAACCGCGTGTTCCACCGCGCCAGCGAAGGCTACGGCCAGCGCGTGGGCGGCATGGTGCGGCGCAAGTCGGCCGCGCTCATCGTTTACGCCGTGTTGCTGGGCGTCATGGCGGTGCTGTTTGCGCGCATCCCGGCCGGCTTCGTGCCCGCGCCCGACAAGCAGTACCTCATCGGCATTGCGCAGCTGCCCGCGGGTGCTTCCATCGACCGCACCGACGCGGTGATCCGCGAGATGAGCGACATCGCGCTCAAGGTGCCGGGCATCATCGATTCGGTGGCGTTCCCCGGCCTCTCCATTGCCGGCTTCTCGGCCGCGCCCAACGAAGGCATCGTGTTCTTCGGCCTCGCGCCGTTTGAAGATCGCACCACGCCCGACCTGAGCAAGGGCGCGATCCTCGGGCAGGTGAACGGCGCGATCCAGCAGATCCAGGGTGCGCGCATGTTCGTGGTGCCGCCACCCGCGGTGGACGGCCTGGGCAACGCCGGCGGCTTCAAGCTGCAGGTGCAGGACCGCGGCGGCCTGGGCGAGCAGGCGTTGTATGGCGCGGTGTGGGGCACGCTGGGGCAGGTCTACGGCAACCCGAAGTCGAGCATCGGCACGCCGTATTCGGGCTACGACATCAACGTGCCGCAGCTCTACGCCAACGTGGACCGCACGCGCGCCAAGCAGATGGGCATCAACCTCGCCGACATCTACGACACCATGCAGGTCAACTTGGGCTCGCTCTACGTGAACGACTTCACCCAGTTCGGCAAGACCTACCAGGTGGTGGTGCAGGCCGACGCGCCGTTTCGCAACAACGCCGAAGCCATCACCAACCTGAAGACCCGCAACGCCGCCGGCGAGATGGTGCCGCTGGGTGCGCTCATGACGGTGGAGCCCACCTTCGGCCCCACGCGCGTGACGCGCTACAACGGCTTCCCCTCGGCCGACATCAACGGCGCGGCCAACCCCGGTTTCTCCGCCAGCCAGGCCGAAGGCGAGATCGAAGACCTGCTCAAGAAAACGCTGCCGCGCGGCATGAGCTACGAGTGGACCGAACTCAGCTACCAGGACCGCCTGACGCGCGACATCACATTGCCCGGCACACAGACCCAGGTGCCCATCCTCGCGGCGGTGCTGGCCATTTCGGTGCTGCTCGTCATATTGGTGCTGGCCGCGCAATACGAGAGTTGGAGCCTGCCCATGGTGATCGTGCTCATCGTGCCCATGGGGATCCTGTCGGCGCTGTTTGGTGTGTGGCTCTCCAGCTTTCCGCCGTTCATGCAGCCCGGGGACCTGAACATCTTCACGCAGGTGGCACTCGTCGTGCTGGTCGGGCTGGCGTGCAAGAACGCCATCCTGATCGTGGAGTTTGCAAAAGACCTTGAGGAAGCCGGCGAAGAGATGTTTGCCGCCGTCGTGCACGCCTGCCGCATGCGCCTGCGCCCCATCCTCATGACGTCGATTGCCTTTTGCGCCGGTGTGATCCCGCTTATCCTGGGCAGCGGCGCCGGCAGCGAAATGCGCCGGGCCATGGGCATTGCGGTGTTCTCCGGCATGCTGGGTGTGACGTTGTTCGGCATCTTTCTCACGCCGGTGTTTTATGCGCTCTTGCGCAGCCGCCGCCGAGCGCGCCGCAGCGGAACCGCACCGCAGGTGGCCGTGCAGGGAGTCCGCCATGAATAA
- a CDS encoding efflux RND transporter periplasmic adaptor subunit has product MNNSSCAPRRGIPLALWFLLLVATSWLGACGGPADAQGGPPQAPPVSVAPAVARTVSDSETFSGRLEAAEYVELRPRVGGVVDKVHFTDGALVSKGQLLFTIDPRPFQAEVARAESQLAAARSRAELATLEVTRAQKLLDAKAVSRQEFDQLSSSSRTTDADIKAAQAAVRVAQLNLSYTTVRAPIAGRASRANITAGNLVNEQSVLTSIAGVSRVHAYFDGSEQTFLRIRSANEKTPAVRMGLANEDGFPHLGTLDFVDNRLNPQTGAIRLRATFDNNQGQFVPGLAARLTMATSAPYAAVLVPERAIGTDQSKKFVVVVGADGQPQFRGVQLGTLQGGMRVVGGGQIKAGENVVVDGLQRIIPGVPVAPQVLKVDAQGMPVPATPAPQAPAPAN; this is encoded by the coding sequence ATGAACAATTCGTCGTGCGCGCCGCGCCGGGGCATCCCTCTGGCGTTGTGGTTTCTTCTTCTGGTGGCCACGTCGTGGCTCGGCGCTTGCGGCGGCCCGGCCGATGCGCAAGGCGGCCCGCCCCAGGCCCCGCCGGTGAGCGTGGCACCTGCGGTGGCCCGCACGGTGTCCGACAGCGAAACCTTCAGTGGCCGGCTGGAAGCGGCCGAGTACGTTGAATTGCGCCCCCGCGTGGGCGGTGTGGTGGACAAGGTCCACTTCACCGATGGCGCGCTGGTGTCCAAAGGCCAGCTGCTTTTCACCATCGACCCGCGTCCCTTCCAGGCCGAGGTGGCCCGGGCCGAGTCTCAACTGGCCGCCGCCCGCTCGCGCGCCGAGCTGGCCACCCTGGAGGTGACCCGCGCGCAAAAGCTGCTCGACGCCAAAGCCGTCTCGCGGCAGGAATTCGACCAGCTCTCGTCGAGCTCGCGCACCACCGACGCCGACATCAAGGCCGCGCAAGCCGCCGTGCGCGTGGCGCAGCTCAACCTGTCTTACACCACCGTGCGCGCGCCCATTGCCGGGCGCGCCTCGCGAGCCAACATCACGGCTGGCAACCTGGTCAACGAACAGAGTGTGCTCACGAGCATTGCCGGTGTGTCGCGCGTGCACGCCTACTTTGACGGCAGCGAACAGACCTTTCTGCGCATCCGTTCGGCCAACGAAAAAACGCCCGCTGTGCGCATGGGCCTGGCCAACGAAGACGGCTTTCCGCACCTGGGCACGCTCGACTTTGTGGACAACCGTCTCAACCCGCAGACCGGTGCCATCCGCCTGCGCGCCACTTTCGACAACAACCAAGGCCAATTCGTGCCAGGCCTCGCCGCGCGCCTGACCATGGCCACCAGCGCGCCTTATGCGGCGGTCCTGGTGCCCGAGCGCGCCATCGGCACCGACCAGAGCAAGAAGTTCGTGGTGGTGGTGGGGGCCGACGGCCAGCCGCAGTTCCGCGGTGTGCAGCTTGGCACCCTGCAGGGCGGCATGCGCGTGGTGGGCGGCGGCCAGATCAAGGCCGGCGAGAACGTGGTGGTGGACGGCCTGCAGCGCATCATTCCGGGTGTGCCGGTGGCGCCGCAGGTGCTGAAGGTGGACGCACAGGGCATGCCCGTTCCGGCCACGCCTGCCCCGCAAGCCCCGGCGCCCGCCAACTGA
- a CDS encoding glutaredoxin domain-containing protein, with the protein MPRPLLDETAIHPAIRQKVANLHADLLRQAQAEVAGNAVMVFGMSGNPWVGKARKALDAAGVAHGYLEIGSYFSQWRRRNALKMWTGWPTFPMVFVRGVLVGGAEDVARLIETGELKKLLSA; encoded by the coding sequence ATGCCCCGCCCCCTGCTCGACGAAACCGCCATCCACCCCGCCATCCGGCAGAAGGTGGCCAACCTCCACGCCGACCTGCTGCGCCAGGCCCAGGCCGAGGTGGCCGGCAACGCCGTGATGGTGTTCGGCATGTCGGGCAACCCCTGGGTGGGCAAGGCCCGCAAGGCACTCGACGCCGCCGGTGTGGCCCACGGTTACCTGGAGATCGGCAGCTACTTTTCGCAGTGGCGCCGGCGCAATGCCTTGAAGATGTGGACCGGCTGGCCCACCTTTCCCATGGTGTTCGTGCGCGGCGTGCTGGTGGGCGGTGCTGAAGACGTGGCCCGGCTCATCGAAACGGGCGAACTGAAAAAGCTGCTGAGCGCATGA
- a CDS encoding methyl-accepting chemotaxis protein, which produces MKLNDIKVGSRLAISFGLVLLITALMAGIGVWRLQELSSTTRQLATEDNEKLQLAARWRQTIDLNWVRTRAAILDSDTSRIAAWQADMDKTSQVTLASRKRMIELVQSEEGKQLLAGIDAAREAYRTPRANLLKARMAGEDVSAALDRDLRPLADAYLNSISKLEERQQGIYDATLNDAEVKAANGRNILMAGGVLALLLGAAAAFVLSRSITVPLRQAAESARQIAAGDLTQAIDTSGRDEAAQLLQALKGMQDSLARVVSNVRGNAEGVASASAEISQGNNDLSARTEQQASALEETAASMEQLSSTVRQNADNAQQANQLAQSASTVATQGGNVVAQVVDTMKGINDSSKKIADIISVIDGIAFQTNILALNAAVEAARAGEQGRGFAVVAGEVRNLAQRSAEAAKEIKGLINASVDRVAQGTALVDRAGVTMAEVVSSIQRVTDIMGEISSASVEQSSGVAQVGEAVTQMDQATQQNAALVEESAAAASSLKAQAEQMVHAVAVFKLHHA; this is translated from the coding sequence ATGAAACTCAACGACATCAAGGTCGGCAGCCGCCTGGCCATTTCCTTCGGCCTGGTCCTGCTCATCACCGCGCTCATGGCCGGTATCGGCGTCTGGCGCCTGCAGGAGCTTTCCAGCACCACGCGCCAGTTGGCCACCGAAGACAACGAAAAGCTGCAACTGGCCGCGCGCTGGCGCCAGACCATCGATCTCAACTGGGTGCGCACCCGCGCCGCCATCCTGGATTCGGACACCAGCCGCATCGCAGCCTGGCAGGCCGACATGGACAAGACCTCGCAAGTCACGCTGGCTTCGCGCAAACGCATGATCGAATTGGTGCAGTCCGAAGAAGGCAAGCAGTTGCTCGCCGGTATCGATGCTGCGCGTGAGGCCTACCGCACGCCCCGCGCCAACCTGCTCAAGGCGCGCATGGCGGGTGAAGACGTGAGCGCCGCGCTGGATCGCGACCTCCGCCCCCTGGCCGATGCGTACCTGAATTCGATTTCCAAGCTGGAAGAGCGTCAGCAAGGCATTTACGACGCCACGCTGAATGACGCCGAAGTCAAGGCCGCCAACGGCCGCAACATCCTGATGGCGGGCGGCGTGCTGGCGCTGCTGCTGGGCGCTGCTGCTGCTTTCGTGCTGAGCCGCTCCATCACCGTGCCGCTGCGCCAGGCCGCCGAGAGCGCGCGCCAGATAGCCGCCGGCGACCTCACGCAAGCCATCGACACCTCGGGCCGCGACGAAGCTGCACAGCTGCTGCAAGCCCTCAAAGGCATGCAGGACAGCCTGGCCCGCGTGGTCTCCAATGTGCGCGGCAACGCCGAAGGCGTGGCCTCGGCCAGCGCTGAAATTTCGCAAGGCAACAACGACCTGTCGGCCCGCACCGAGCAGCAGGCCAGCGCACTCGAGGAAACCGCCGCCTCCATGGAGCAACTGAGCTCCACCGTGCGCCAGAACGCCGACAACGCCCAGCAGGCCAACCAGCTCGCGCAGAGCGCGTCCACCGTGGCCACCCAGGGCGGCAACGTGGTGGCCCAGGTGGTCGACACCATGAAGGGCATCAACGACAGCAGCAAGAAGATCGCCGACATCATCAGCGTGATCGACGGCATCGCCTTCCAGACCAACATCCTGGCGCTGAACGCGGCCGTGGAAGCCGCGCGCGCCGGCGAACAGGGCCGCGGTTTTGCGGTGGTGGCCGGCGAGGTGCGCAACCTCGCGCAGCGCAGCGCCGAAGCTGCCAAGGAAATCAAGGGCCTGATCAACGCCAGCGTGGACCGCGTGGCGCAAGGCACCGCCCTGGTGGACCGCGCAGGTGTGACCATGGCCGAAGTCGTCAGCTCCATCCAGCGCGTGACAGACATCATGGGCGAGATCAGCTCGGCCAGCGTCGAACAAAGCTCGGGTGTGGCGCAGGTGGGCGAAGCCGTGACGCAGATGGACCAGGCCACGCAGCAAAACGCCGCGCTGGTGGAGGAAAGCGCCGCAGCCGCCTCCAGCCTCAAGGCCCAGGCCGAGCAGATGGTGCACGCCGTGGCGGTGTTCAAGCTGCACCACGCCTGA
- the rpoH gene encoding RNA polymerase sigma factor RpoH, with the protein MSHSLAPISAAASGQVAVANPWALVPPLGNLDAYISAVNRLPLLTLDEEQKAARRLRDDNDLEAAGQLVMSHLRLVVSIARQYLGYGLPHGDLIQEGNVGLMKAVKRFDPDQGVRLVSYAMHWIKAEIHEYVLKNCRMVKLATTKAQRKLFFNLRSRKQGFRSDALDGDTHREVLSDVEVGIMAKELNVKPEEVREMETRLSGGDVVLDPGPGDDGEDAFGPIAYLADATHEPTAVLESAERDALATEGVAQAMSELDDRSRRIVSERWLKVNDDGSGGMTLHELAAEYGVSAERVRQIEVAAMKKMRKALAAYA; encoded by the coding sequence ATGTCCCACTCACTTGCCCCCATTTCCGCCGCTGCCAGTGGCCAGGTCGCTGTTGCGAATCCCTGGGCGCTGGTGCCGCCGCTCGGCAACCTGGACGCCTACATTTCCGCGGTCAACCGCCTGCCGCTGCTGACGCTGGACGAAGAGCAGAAGGCCGCGCGCCGCCTGCGCGACGACAACGACCTGGAGGCCGCCGGCCAGCTGGTCATGTCGCACCTGCGTCTGGTGGTGTCCATTGCCCGCCAATACCTGGGCTACGGCCTGCCCCACGGCGACCTGATCCAGGAGGGCAATGTGGGCCTGATGAAGGCCGTGAAACGCTTCGACCCGGACCAGGGCGTGCGTCTGGTGAGCTACGCCATGCACTGGATCAAGGCCGAAATCCACGAATACGTGTTGAAGAACTGCCGCATGGTCAAGCTGGCCACGACCAAGGCACAGCGCAAGCTGTTCTTCAACCTGCGCTCGCGCAAGCAGGGTTTCCGCTCCGACGCGCTGGACGGCGACACCCACCGCGAGGTGCTGAGCGATGTTGAAGTCGGCATCATGGCCAAAGAACTCAACGTGAAGCCGGAAGAAGTGCGCGAGATGGAGACGCGGCTCTCCGGCGGCGACGTGGTGCTGGACCCGGGCCCCGGCGACGACGGCGAAGACGCCTTCGGCCCCATCGCCTACCTGGCCGACGCCACCCACGAACCCACCGCGGTGCTGGAATCGGCCGAGCGCGACGCCCTGGCCACCGAAGGCGTGGCCCAGGCCATGAGCGAACTCGACGACCGCTCGCGCCGCATCGTGAGCGAGCGCTGGCTCAAGGTGAATGACGACGGCTCGGGTGGCATGACGCTGCACGAGCTGGCGGCCGAATACGGCGTGAGCGCCGAGCGTGTGCGCCAGATCGAAGTGGCGGCCATGAAAAAGATGCGCAAGGCGCTGGCCGCTTACGCTTGA
- a CDS encoding 7TM diverse intracellular signaling domain-containing protein — protein sequence MTFLVRLCALCALLLSLHGAHAQSGPQPSPLLLDGGKSTLSLAGRSSYWVDTAGLLTVDQLEKQQAALPFRLRDRGNRLQLSPGAVLWVRFDARVQDTGAQWELELTHSGTDRVSLFHRRADGNWRSQHAGDRIAVRDWAYPDRYPVFALDPQAGQTVTYWVRIEHARVPFSGELLVHNHNALRELRIQQQFLLGAYFGMALLLVATAVANAFVFRDTSFAAYAVYVTVLALALAASLGVGGQFIWPGWPRWNGLAEFVLLPLTAVTGLLFVRHVVQPRRIGRGLDRMALTLAGVFLALTAWDVVRPTATSLQALTVVGALTMALVYAMLWAAWRTGDRWVRWIALGILPVLLAGTLPVLRNFGLLSSGFLSQYGMVLAAAIEAPLLIYGLLQRSSVQHEAQARARALALTEPLTGLTNRHNFMLRLHESLVRAQRYQHHSALLLIDLDNHGWFAETHGREVADRALVLTGSLLRSVARDVDTAGRVNDSTLALLMEGPVREAQVVAAATSIVAGGLRPSNQLPVGTTLKFKVVLALLPDAASGADLESNAQAHLDWLGSGLDALRQDGRRTILKLNF from the coding sequence GTGACCTTCCTTGTCCGTCTCTGTGCCCTGTGCGCTTTGCTGTTGTCGCTCCACGGGGCACACGCCCAATCCGGGCCGCAGCCCTCCCCTCTGTTGCTCGATGGCGGCAAAAGCACCCTCAGCCTGGCCGGGCGCAGCAGCTACTGGGTCGACACGGCTGGACTGCTGACCGTGGACCAGCTGGAGAAACAACAAGCCGCATTGCCGTTCAGGCTGCGCGACCGGGGCAACCGCCTGCAGTTGAGCCCGGGCGCTGTGCTGTGGGTGCGTTTTGACGCGCGGGTACAAGACACCGGCGCGCAGTGGGAACTGGAGCTCACGCACTCGGGCACCGACCGCGTGAGCCTGTTCCACCGCCGTGCCGACGGCAACTGGCGATCACAGCACGCGGGCGACCGCATCGCTGTGCGCGACTGGGCCTATCCCGACCGTTACCCGGTGTTCGCCCTCGACCCGCAGGCCGGGCAGACCGTGACCTACTGGGTGCGCATCGAACACGCCCGCGTGCCGTTTTCGGGCGAGTTGCTGGTGCACAACCACAACGCCTTGCGCGAGCTGCGCATCCAGCAGCAGTTTTTGCTGGGCGCCTATTTCGGCATGGCCTTGCTGCTGGTGGCCACGGCGGTGGCCAACGCCTTTGTGTTCCGCGACACCAGCTTTGCGGCCTATGCGGTGTATGTGACGGTGCTGGCGCTGGCGCTCGCGGCTTCGCTGGGGGTCGGCGGGCAGTTCATCTGGCCGGGCTGGCCGCGTTGGAACGGTCTGGCCGAATTCGTGTTGCTGCCACTGACCGCCGTCACCGGACTGCTGTTCGTGCGGCATGTGGTGCAGCCGCGGCGCATCGGCCGGGGCCTGGACCGCATGGCACTCACCCTGGCCGGCGTGTTTCTGGCGCTCACCGCCTGGGACGTGGTGCGCCCCACCGCCACCAGCCTGCAGGCCCTCACCGTGGTCGGGGCGCTGACCATGGCCCTGGTGTACGCGATGCTGTGGGCCGCCTGGCGCACGGGCGATCGCTGGGTGCGCTGGATCGCGCTGGGCATCCTGCCGGTGCTCCTGGCCGGCACGCTGCCGGTGCTGCGCAACTTCGGTCTGCTGTCTTCGGGGTTTCTTTCGCAATACGGCATGGTGCTGGCCGCTGCGATCGAAGCGCCACTGCTGATTTACGGCCTGCTGCAGCGCTCATCGGTGCAGCACGAGGCTCAGGCACGGGCACGCGCACTGGCACTGACCGAACCGCTCACCGGCCTGACCAACCGCCACAACTTCATGCTGCGCCTGCACGAGAGCCTGGTGCGCGCGCAGCGCTACCAGCACCACAGCGCACTGCTGCTGATCGACCTGGACAACCACGGCTGGTTTGCCGAGACCCACGGTCGCGAGGTGGCCGACCGGGCCCTGGTGCTCACGGGTTCGCTGCTGCGATCGGTGGCACGCGACGTGGACACCGCGGGCCGCGTCAACGACAGCACGCTGGCACTTCTGATGGAAGGACCGGTGCGCGAAGCGCAGGTGGTGGCCGCCGCCACCAGCATCGTGGCGGGGGGGCTTCGTCCCTCCAATCAGTTGCCGGTGGGCACGACCCTCAAGTTCAAGGTGGTGCTGGCCCTGCTGCCCGACGCGGCCAGCGGCGCCGACCTGGAGAGCAACGCCCAGGCCCACCTGGACTGGCTGGGCAGCGGCCTGGACGCACTGCGTCAGGACGGCCGCAGGACCATCCTGAAGCTCAACTTCTGA